In Rhinolophus ferrumequinum isolate MPI-CBG mRhiFer1 chromosome 7, mRhiFer1_v1.p, whole genome shotgun sequence, the following proteins share a genomic window:
- the GPBP1 gene encoding vasculin isoform X1, with protein MAQHDFAPAWLNFPTPPSSTKSSLNFEKHSENFSWTENRYDVNRRRHNSSDGFDSGIGRPNGGNFGRKEKNGWRTHGRNGTENVNHRGGYHGGSSRSRSSIFHSGKSQGLHENNTPDNETGRKEDKRERKQFEAEDFPSLNPEYEREPNQNKSLAAGVWGLHAQTHTYPTKKISQAPLLEYPPNPKSRAPRMLVIKKGNTKDLQLSGFPVVGNLQSQPVKNGTGPSVYKGLVPKPAAPPTKPTQWKSQTKENKVGTSFSHESTYGIGNFNAFKSTAKNFSPSTTSVKECNRSNSSSPVDKLNQQPRLTKLTRMRTDKKSEFLKALKRDRVEEEHEDESHAGSEKDDDSFNLHNSNSTHQERDINRNFDENEIPQENGNATVISQQIIRSSTFPQTDVLSSSLEAEHRLLKEMGWQEDSENDETCAPLTEDEMREFQVISEQLQKNGLRKNGILKNGLICDFKFGPWKNSTFKPTIENDDTETSSSDTSDDDDV; from the exons TCGTCATTGAATTTTGAGAAGCATTCTGAAAACTTTTCCTGGACAGAAAATCGTTATGATGTGAATCGTCGACGACACAACTCTTCAGATGGCTTTGATTCTGGTATTGGACGTCCTAATGGAG GTAactttggaaggaaagaaaaaaatggatggcGTACACATGGAAGAAATGGTACTGAAAACGTAAATCATCGAGGGGGATACCATGGTGGAAGTTCCCGTTCTCGTAGCAGTATTTTCCATTCTGGAAAAAGCCAAGGACTACATGAAAACAACACACCTGACAATGAAacagggaggaaagaagacaaaagagaacGCAAACAGTTTGAGGCTGAGGATTTT CCGTCTTTAAATCCTGAATATGAGAGAGAACCAAATCAGAATAAGTCTTTAGCTGCAGGTGTATGGG GCCTACACGCccagacacacacatacccaaCCAAAAAAATCTCCCAAGCTCCTCTCTTAG AATATCCTCCGAATCCTAAATCTAGAGCTCCAAGGATGCTGGTCATTAAGAAAGGTAATACAAAAGATTTACAGCTATCTGGATTCCCAGTAGTAGGAAATCTTCAATCACAGCCAGTTAAGAACGGGACTGGTCCAAGTGTTTATAAAGGTTTAGTCCCTAAACCTGCTGCTCCACCTACAAAA cCTACACAATGGAAAAgccaaactaaagaaaataaagttgggACTTCTTTCTCCCATGAGTCTACATATGGTATTGGCAATTTCAATGCTTTCAAATCAACTGCCAAGAATTTTAGTCCATCTACAACTTCAGTGAAAGAG TGTAATCGCTCAAATTCCTCTTCACCTGTTGACAAACTTAATCAGCAGCCTCGTCTAACCAAACTGACACGAATGCGCACTGATAAGAAGAGTGAATTTTTGAAAGCATTGAAAAGGGACAGAGTAGAAGAGGAACATGAAGATGAAAGCCATGCTGGCTCAGAGAAG GATGACGACTCATTTAATTTGCATAACAGCAATAGTACTCACCAAGAAAGGGATATAAACCGAAACTTTGATGAAAATGAAATTCCGCAAGAGAATGGCAATGCCACGGTTATTTCCCAACAGATCATTCGGTCTTCAACCTTCCCACAAACTGATGTTCTTTCAAGTTCACTTGAGGCAGAACACAG ATTGTTAAAGGAGATGGGCTGGCAAGAAGATAGTGAAAATGATGAAACATGTGCTCCCTTaactgaggatgaaatgagagaatTCCAAGTTATTAGTGAACAG ttACAGAAGAATGGTCTGAGgaaaaatggtattttgaaaaatGGCCTGATCTGTGACTTCAAGTTTGGACCCTGGAAAAACAGCACTTTCAAACCCACTATTGAGAATGATGACACAGAAACAAGTAGCAGTGACACATCAGATGACGACGATGTGTGA
- the GPBP1 gene encoding vasculin isoform X2, whose protein sequence is MAQHDFAPAWLNFPTPPSSTKSSLNFEKHSENFSWTENRYDVNRRRHNSSDGFDSGIGRPNGGNFGRKEKNGWRTHGRNGTENVNHRGGYHGGSSRSRSSIFHSGKSQGLHENNTPDNETGRKEDKRERKQFEAEDFPSLNPEYEREPNQNKSLAAGVWEYPPNPKSRAPRMLVIKKGNTKDLQLSGFPVVGNLQSQPVKNGTGPSVYKGLVPKPAAPPTKPTQWKSQTKENKVGTSFSHESTYGIGNFNAFKSTAKNFSPSTTSVKECNRSNSSSPVDKLNQQPRLTKLTRMRTDKKSEFLKALKRDRVEEEHEDESHAGSEKDDDSFNLHNSNSTHQERDINRNFDENEIPQENGNATVISQQIIRSSTFPQTDVLSSSLEAEHRLLKEMGWQEDSENDETCAPLTEDEMREFQVISEQLQKNGLRKNGILKNGLICDFKFGPWKNSTFKPTIENDDTETSSSDTSDDDDV, encoded by the exons TCGTCATTGAATTTTGAGAAGCATTCTGAAAACTTTTCCTGGACAGAAAATCGTTATGATGTGAATCGTCGACGACACAACTCTTCAGATGGCTTTGATTCTGGTATTGGACGTCCTAATGGAG GTAactttggaaggaaagaaaaaaatggatggcGTACACATGGAAGAAATGGTACTGAAAACGTAAATCATCGAGGGGGATACCATGGTGGAAGTTCCCGTTCTCGTAGCAGTATTTTCCATTCTGGAAAAAGCCAAGGACTACATGAAAACAACACACCTGACAATGAAacagggaggaaagaagacaaaagagaacGCAAACAGTTTGAGGCTGAGGATTTT CCGTCTTTAAATCCTGAATATGAGAGAGAACCAAATCAGAATAAGTCTTTAGCTGCAGGTGTATGGG AATATCCTCCGAATCCTAAATCTAGAGCTCCAAGGATGCTGGTCATTAAGAAAGGTAATACAAAAGATTTACAGCTATCTGGATTCCCAGTAGTAGGAAATCTTCAATCACAGCCAGTTAAGAACGGGACTGGTCCAAGTGTTTATAAAGGTTTAGTCCCTAAACCTGCTGCTCCACCTACAAAA cCTACACAATGGAAAAgccaaactaaagaaaataaagttgggACTTCTTTCTCCCATGAGTCTACATATGGTATTGGCAATTTCAATGCTTTCAAATCAACTGCCAAGAATTTTAGTCCATCTACAACTTCAGTGAAAGAG TGTAATCGCTCAAATTCCTCTTCACCTGTTGACAAACTTAATCAGCAGCCTCGTCTAACCAAACTGACACGAATGCGCACTGATAAGAAGAGTGAATTTTTGAAAGCATTGAAAAGGGACAGAGTAGAAGAGGAACATGAAGATGAAAGCCATGCTGGCTCAGAGAAG GATGACGACTCATTTAATTTGCATAACAGCAATAGTACTCACCAAGAAAGGGATATAAACCGAAACTTTGATGAAAATGAAATTCCGCAAGAGAATGGCAATGCCACGGTTATTTCCCAACAGATCATTCGGTCTTCAACCTTCCCACAAACTGATGTTCTTTCAAGTTCACTTGAGGCAGAACACAG ATTGTTAAAGGAGATGGGCTGGCAAGAAGATAGTGAAAATGATGAAACATGTGCTCCCTTaactgaggatgaaatgagagaatTCCAAGTTATTAGTGAACAG ttACAGAAGAATGGTCTGAGgaaaaatggtattttgaaaaatGGCCTGATCTGTGACTTCAAGTTTGGACCCTGGAAAAACAGCACTTTCAAACCCACTATTGAGAATGATGACACAGAAACAAGTAGCAGTGACACATCAGATGACGACGATGTGTGA